A region of Thiohalobacter sp. DNA encodes the following proteins:
- the pyrH gene encoding UMP kinase: protein MPEQTPRYRRILLKLSGEALMGELAAGIDPARLDAFAAEIHQVAALGVQVGLVIGGGNIFRGAGLAAAGMDRVKGDQMGMLATVMNALAMQDALRRQGSEARVMSAFPIGTLAEPFDRDRALRHLDKGRVVLFSAGTGNPYFTTDSAASLRAIEIGADILFKATQVDGVYDADPRSNPDAKRFERVSYEETLTRRLAVMDATAVVLCQEQKLPLMVFNIHERGNLMRAVCGEPVGTLVERG, encoded by the coding sequence ATGCCTGAACAGACTCCGCGTTACCGCCGTATCCTTCTCAAGCTCTCCGGCGAGGCCCTGATGGGTGAGCTGGCCGCCGGCATCGACCCCGCCCGGCTCGACGCCTTCGCCGCCGAGATCCATCAAGTGGCGGCGCTCGGCGTCCAGGTCGGGCTGGTGATCGGCGGCGGCAACATCTTCCGCGGCGCCGGCCTGGCCGCGGCCGGCATGGATCGGGTCAAGGGCGACCAGATGGGGATGCTGGCGACGGTGATGAACGCGCTGGCCATGCAGGATGCGCTGCGCCGCCAGGGCAGCGAGGCGCGAGTGATGTCGGCCTTTCCCATCGGGACCCTGGCCGAGCCCTTCGATCGTGACCGCGCGCTGCGTCACCTGGACAAGGGGCGGGTGGTGTTGTTTTCCGCGGGTACCGGCAATCCGTACTTCACCACCGACTCCGCCGCGAGCCTGCGCGCCATCGAGATCGGGGCGGATATCCTGTTCAAGGCCACCCAGGTGGATGGCGTATACGACGCCGACCCGCGCAGCAATCCCGATGCGAAGCGCTTCGAGCGCGTGAGCTACGAGGAGACGCTGACCCGCAGGCTGGCAGTGATGGATGCGACGGCGGTGGTGCTGTGCCAGGAACAGAAGCTGCCGCTGATGGTCTTCAACATTCACGAACGTGGCAACCTGATGCGCGCTGTCTGCGGTGAGCCGGTTGGCACGCTGGTGGAAAGAGGATGA